The following are encoded together in the Montipora foliosa isolate CH-2021 chromosome 12, ASM3666993v2, whole genome shotgun sequence genome:
- the LOC137981114 gene encoding protein starmaker-like: MEFPKEDISGRGSSIGSIDSFQVSQFVEEVIANARKSAQAGFSPHQEILKADGSAISLSVTIEKEDVLKSNESLMDDSTIKAKESIDQSPTLRAMDLDLPAQNDNVPSMGASPDIMITGSENEKSSDIDSAIQKPSCEAGVIDGVDEPAKESVDLKHDLSSVEDAATKVVATEVTQEESVNLAEESMNAVSDVDTVTPQPGLHTTDESTSRNVAVVEMSNAEAKETDLTSTCNDPISVDTAGCEMSSKDGEVVDNTVTADTKYSTQMIQTPCYDQQPKSKDEASTTDEEFKSKEKSGKSTPVVAGEKVQAKKSGKFLNRNKVAPMKEDSVQRNDKPAVKEEPVMVALQNTFYAMDKDKVLTYTGLRDGDDNIILVINPDNISSKTKEEQKSTWM, encoded by the exons ATGGAG TTTCCAAAGGAAGACATTTCTGGAAGAGGATCGTCCATCGGGTCAATTGACTCTTTCCAAGTTAGCCAGTTTGTTGAAGAGGTCATCGCAAACGCTCGGAAAAGCGCCCAGGCTGGGTTTTCGCCTCATCAA GAGATCCTGAAGGCAGATGGCAGCGCCATCTCGTTAAGTGTTACCATTGAAAAGGAAGATGTCTTGAAATCAAATGAGAGTTTAATGGATGACTCGACAATCAAAGCCAAAGAGTCCATCGATCAATCCCCTACACTCCGAGCAATGGATTTGGATTTGCCAGCACAGAATGATAATGTACCCTCCATGGGAGCCTCACCTGATATCATGATTACAGGCTCTGAAAATGAAAAATCCTCCGATATCGATTCCGCGATTCAAAAACCATCTTGTGAGGCGGGTGTTATCGATGGCGTTGACGAACCAGCAAAGGAGTCGGTTGACTTGAAACATGACCTGTCATCAGTTGAAGATGCAGCCACGAAGGTAGTGGCAACAGAGGTCACTCAAGAAGAGTCTGTGAATCTGGCGGAAGAGTCAATGAACGCGGTTTCTGATGTTGACACAGTGACGCCGCAGCCCGGACTACATACCACAGATGAATCGACATCAAGGAATGTCGCTGTGGTGGAAATGTCAAACGCAGAGGCAAAGGAAACTGATCTCACTTCCACATGTAACGATCCAATTTCAGTGGACACAGCAGGATGCGAGATGTCATCAAAGGATGGTGAGGTCGTAGACAACACTGTTACAGCAGACACCAAGTATTCAACTCAAATGATCCAGACTCCATGCTATGATCAGCAACCGAAATCAAAAGACGAGGCTTCGACAACTGACGAAGAATTTAAGTCCAAG GAAAAATCTGGCAAATCTACACCAGTTGTAGCAGGAGAAAAAGTGCAGGCCAAGAAATCAGGAAAATTCCTGAACAGAAATAAAGTAGCCCCTATGAAGGAGGATTCAGTTCAAAGAAATG ATAAACCTGCAGTAAAAGAAGAACCAGTAATGGTGGCTCTCCAGAATACCTTCTACGCGATGGATAAGGACAAAGTGTTGACTTACACCG GACTGCGGGATGGTGATGACAACATAATCTTGGTCATCAACCCTGATAACATTTCCAGTAAGACGAAAGAGGAGCAAAAGTCAACTTGGATGTAA